The nucleotide sequence TTTTTGTTTTTATAACCAAATAGTCAGGGACAAAAGAAGAAAGTACAAAAGAAGAAAATACAAAAAACGAATCCTCAGACGGTACTGCCATACCGGTCCGGGGATTCGTTTCTTTCGCCCACATGGACTTTTTATCTCTTTTTTTGCCTGTTGGCATTATAGCATATGCAAAATTTTTTCAATATGCCTGCCACAGGAAAAAAATCTCTGCACCTGTGGAAACCGCACCCTGCAGGTACTTTTCCTAATCCAGTCACAAAGATTTCTTTCGGAGCTAAAATTGAATTGAGATCTTCTCCCCTTTTTATACCCCTGTAATAATTCTACCGACATTTTATGTCAGCCGCCATACACTTTGAGGAAAATTTCCTGGTTTTTCAGATTTTTATATCCTGCTCCGGAACTTTACTTTCACGCGTCAGTGCGACGCGGTATTTCCTGATAAGATAAAAATAGGAAATTTTTCCTGGTTTTTCCTCAAAGTTCATGGCTGCCCGGCAAATATCATGCTATACTTCCATCAACATATCAGTGTTCCCATCATCAGCCGGACACATAACTGTCAATTTCACAGAGGAGGTATTTTTATGAAAAAAACAATCATAAGCACCTGTTTATCTTTTTGCCTTTTATCTGCACTTTTTCCGTCACTGCCCTCTTTCAGATTTCAGCTGAAGCTGCCCGGAATCAGCACCCTGTCATATTTTGACGATCTCATCGAGTATTACTGATTCCATCTGCCAGTTTTCTTTCAGAAAAGTCTGCAGCCTTTCACACTGCGTTCTGTTCCCCAGGGCATAAAAAGCGCAGCAGCCTTTCACCAGCGACTCTTCTGCCTGTTCTCTCTCCTGCAGTTCCAGCAGGGCCAGACCTCTGTTGATGAGGAATTCCGGGAACAGGCAGAAGCGGTTATTTTCCTGGCTCATGGCAATTCCCTGATTACACAGCTCCACCACATCTGAAAATTTGTGTTCGTCCAGCAGCAGATTGGAAAGATTAAACAGGATCATCGGATATTTCTGCACCTTTTCTTTCCGGTCTATCATATGAGTATCCATATACTGTTTCAGTCCGAAAAGTATTTCTATGGCTTTATCCCGCCTGCCCAGCTTCCGGTAAGCTCTTGCGATGTTAATAAGAATTACCATTTCGTTGTAAGTCAGCAGACCTTTCAAAATATTTTCCATCGCAATTCCATTTGGTTTTGTCATGCGCAGAGTTTCCTCCAGTTCTTCAATAGCTCCCTCCCAGTCCTGATTTTTCCGCTGTTTCACTATAATTCTGGTAAATCGGCAATATTGGGAATTCAGGATATCTCCTTTTGCTATGGTGCGCTCAAATCTGTCAATCAGCTCTTCCAGCCCTTCATACTCGTAATTGGTAATTTTGCGGACAATCCGGCTGCATATCTCCACCTGCTGCATTTCCTCTCTGCTGGAATACTGCAGAAACGTCTCCCCGCAGCCCAGGCGCTGCGTCAGCG is from Lachnospiraceae bacterium JLR.KK002 and encodes:
- a CDS encoding helix-turn-helix domain-containing protein — protein: MAVYEIGNYIHDMRVERGYSQEELCFGICSVGNLSKIENGTRMPNRKTVEALTQRLGCGETFLQYSSREEMQQVEICSRIVRKITNYEYEGLEELIDRFERTIAKGDILNSQYCRFTRIIVKQRKNQDWEGAIEELEETLRMTKPNGIAMENILKGLLTYNEMVILINIARAYRKLGRRDKAIEILFGLKQYMDTHMIDRKEKVQKYPMILFNLSNLLLDEHKFSDVVELCNQGIAMSQENNRFCLFPEFLINRGLALLELQEREQAEESLVKGCCAFYALGNRTQCERLQTFLKENWQMESVILDEIVKI